The following proteins are co-located in the Solanum pennellii chromosome 1, SPENNV200 genome:
- the LOC107008439 gene encoding uncharacterized protein LOC107008439: MAMATTTTRSSAAAAATPLLSPTIPSLHTITRIPFISATPKSNRPITKLHVSSNPVASSSTSTSKPNQESIFFDGGAHYGDLAANLLLGFTLLWLPLTLASVFRAFYLRYRFTNLRVTVISGLTGQDRSDFSYKVIKDVQVVPRFIGEWGDVIITLKDGTVVDLRSVPKFREIAKYCLSMVDKESSGVSKEANTTDGPKGF; the protein is encoded by the coding sequence ATGGCCATGGCCACCACCACTACCCGTTCCTCCGCCGCCGCCGCCGCCACTCCACTCCTCTCTCCGACCATCCCTTccctccacacaattaccagaATACCCTTCATCTCCGCCACCCCAAAAAGCAACAGGCCAATCACCAAGCTCCACGTGTCATCCAACCCAGTCGCTTCATCCTCCACCAGTACATCCAAACCCAATCAAGAATCCATCTTTTTCGACGGCGGAGCTCACTATGGAGACCTCGCAGCTAATCTCCTTCTGGGTTTCACTCTTCTTTGGCTCCCATTAACCCTAGCTTCAGTATTTAGGGCTTTTTACTTGAGGTACAGGTTTACCAATTTGAGGGTTACTGTCATTTCCGGGTTAACGGGTCAAGACCGGAGCGATTTCTCATATAAAGTAATCAAAGATGTTCAGGTTGTTCCAAGATTTATTGGTGAATGGGGTGATGTGATTATTACATTGAAAGATGGTACTGTTGTGGatttgagaagtgttccaaaatTTAGGGAAATTGCTAAGTATTGTCTTTCAATGGTGGATAAAGAGTCGTCTGGAGTTTCGAAGGAGGCTAATACTACTGATGGGCCTAAAGGCTTTTGA
- the LOC107011802 gene encoding UDP-galactose/UDP-glucose transporter 3: MESHGAGIRRVMVLAFCVAGIWSAYIYQGVLQETVSTKRFGPNKERFEHLAFLNLAQNVVCLIWSFMMIRIWSSGNSGGAPWWSYWSAGITNTIGPAMGIEALKYISYPAQVLAKSSKMIPVMLMGAIVYGIRYTVPEYVCTLLVAGGVSMFALLKTSSKTISKLAHPNAPVGYGLCFLNLTFDGFTNATQDSIKARYPKTSAWDIMLGMNLWGTIYNMIFMFGWSNASGFEAVQFCKQHPEAAWDILMYCLCGAVGQNFIFLTISRFGSLTNTTITTTRKFVSIVVSSVLSGNPLSTKQWTSVIMVFSGLSFQIYLKWRKLQRMPKKKKKSN; encoded by the exons ATGGAGTCTCACGGCGCCGGGATCCGCCGTGTTATGGTCCTCGCCTTTTGTGTCGCCGGCATTTGGTCTGCTTATATTTACCAAGGCGTTCTGCAAGAGACTGT GTCAACTAAGCGGTTTGGCCCAAACAAAGAGAGGTTTGAACACTTGGCATTCCTGAACCTGGCACAAAATGTAGTATGTCTGATATGGTCATTTATGA TGATAAGGATATGGTCAAGCGGAAACAGCGGTGGTGCTCCCTGGTGGAGTTACTGGAGTGCTGGCATTACAAATACTATTGGACCAGCAATGGGGATTGAAGCGCTAAAATATATTAGTTATCCTGCACAG GTCCTGGcaaaatcatcaaaaatgaTTCCTG TAATGCTCATGGGGGCAATAGTTTATGGCATAAGATATACAGTTCCAGAGTATGTGTGCACACTGCTTGTTGCTGGTGGAGTATCAATGTTTGCACTTCTAAAG ACTAGCTCAAAAACGATAAGTAAGTTGGCGCACCCCAATGCTCCAGTTGGATATGGGCTGTGCTTCCTGAACCTCACCTTTGATGGTTTCACCAATGCTACTCAGGATTCAATTAAAGCAAG GTACCCTAAGACATCTGCTTGGGATATTATGTTAGGAATGAATTTATGGGGTACTATTTATAACATGATCTTCATGTTTGGCTGGTCAAATGCCAGCGGATTTGAGGCGGTTCAGTTCTGTAAGCAGCACCCAGAAGCAGCATGGGACATTCTTATGTACTGTCTATGTGGTGCTGTTGGCCAGAACTTCATTTTTCTAACCATCAGCCGATTTGGTTCACTAACTAACACAACCATCACCACAACGCGCAAGTTTGTTAGCATAGTGGTTTCATCTGTGTTGAGTGGCAACCCATTGTCTACAAAGCAATGGACAAGCGTCATCATGGTCTTCTCAGGATTGTCATTCCAGATATATTTGAAGTGGAGGAAGTTACAGAGGAtgccaaagaagaagaagaagtcgAATTAA
- the LOC107016808 gene encoding uncharacterized protein LOC107016808, whose protein sequence is MVFEGADQFRKTVADYAVEYRRQLKLRPNEKHRVRVKCKNVKCKWLLYASIDRDSGDFIVKNYHPIHKCIPLNRNKLCNSKFIARKFKDRIISQPYIRIWEIQDLVRKTLGLYVDVIKQTNPGSSCGVKIDKKTELGKNLFVYFYVCFHAFKQGWLEGCRNIIGFDGCFLKGACKGELLVAVGKNGNNQMYPIAWAVVDTETKHSWSWFISYLIADLNLGTGEGLTVMSDMQKGLIPVLLELLPNAEKKMRVRHIWSNWHVNWKGEETRKQF, encoded by the exons ATGGTCTTTGAAGGTGCAGATCAGTTCAGGAAAACAGTGGCAGATTATGCTGTAGAGTATAGAAGACAGTTAAAGCTAAGACCTAATGAAAAACATAGAGTGAGGGTGAAGTGCAAAAATGTTAAGTGTAAGTGGTTGTTATATGCTTCGATTGACAGGGACTCAGGTGATTTTATTGTAAAGAACTATCATCCTATTCACAAGTGTATTCCATTAAACAGAAATAAGTTGTGTAATTCAAAGTTTATTGCTAGAAAGTTTAAGGACAGAATTATATCTCAACCATACATAAGGATTTGGGAAATTCAAGATTTGGTTAGAAAGACATTGGGTCTTTATGTTG ATGTGATCAAACAAACCAATCCTGGAAGCTCTTGTGGGGTAAAAATTGATAAGAAAACTGAACTAGGGAAGAAcctttttgtgtatttttatgTATGCTTTCATGCATTTAAGCAAGGATGGTTGGAGGGGTGTAGGAATATAATTGGATTTGATGGTTGTTTTCTCAAGGGAGCTTGTAAGGGTGAATTATTAGTTGCTGTTGGAAAGAATGGGAACAATCAAATGTATCCCATTGCCTGGGCTGTTGTGGATACAGAAACAAAACATAGTTGGAGCTGGTtcataagttatttaattgctGATCTAAACTTGGGAACTGGTGAAGGTTTGACTGTGATGTCAGATATGCAAAAG GGACTTATTCCTGTATTGTTGGAGTTGTTACCAAATGCTGAGAAAAAAATGCGTGTTAGACATATATGGAGTAATTGGCATGTTAATTGGAAAGGAGAAGAAACAAGGAAACAGTTTTAG
- the LOC114076928 gene encoding uncharacterized protein LOC114076928, translating into MARAILERNKEYSKNCNVQWNGVNDFEISDGEYSFFVDLEKKHCDCRLWMLRDPDQHVEHWYMKETFLKAYNHFIQSIPNTRMWPKTTNPSIEPPKSRKIPGTPGKKRRKSKDEPKKWGKNSRKGVKVTCFICKKTGHNKVVCARVRTQKTVCPDTSSVPRIVPRTTQTTSTMGGPSTMGGPSHSTFRTTYATTQSSQPTSICADTTSVPSPAQNRVQVGTGRGLERKKANARGTPFVTERDSSSSELPPLSGHKRPYSSASFAAATGENRRPATGFGVYSNPTTGAQVFNPGTSSEKILRGPTTLKSASPTNIDIDFKPRGLKWKEKDAVSTSQLQQMKAKKKKLGVVHLGSCYDFGPC; encoded by the exons ATGGCAAGGGCAATACTAGAAAGAAACAAGGAGTATTCAAAGAACTGTAATGTTCAATGGAATGGTGTGAATGATTTTGAGATTAGTGATGGTGAATACTCATTTTTTGTTGACTTGGAGAAGAAGCATTGTGACTGTAGGTTGTGGATGTTGAGAG ATCCTGATCAACATGTAGAGCACTGGTATATGAAGGAAACATTTCTCAAGGCTTACAATCATTTCATCCAATCAATACCCAATACGAGAATGTGGCCTAAAACTACAAATCCATCAATAGAGCctccaaaatcaagaaaaattccAGGAACACCTGgcaagaagagaagaaagagcaaGGATGAGCccaaaaaatggggaaaaaattCCAGAAAAGGAGTAAAGGTGACATGTTTCATTTGCAAGAAAACTGGTCATAACAAAGTTGTGTGTGCAAGA GTTAGAACACAAAAAACTGTTTGTCCTGATACCAGTTCTGTGCCAAGAATTGTGCCAAGAACTACCCAAACAACA tCTACAATGGGAGGTCCATCTACAATGGGAGGTCCATCACATTCGACTTTCAGAACCACATATGCAACTACACAATCAAGTCAACCAACTTCTATTTGTGCTGACACAACATCTGTGCCAAGTCCTGCTCAAAATAGGGTTCAAGTTGGAACAGGAAGAGgattggaaagaaaaaaagcTAATGCAAGAGGAACCCCATTTGTTACAGAAAGGGATAGTTCTTCTAGTGAATTGCCACCTTTATCAGGTCACAAGAGACCATACAGTTCTGCCTCATTTGCTGCTGCTACTGGAGAAAACAGAAGGCCTGCAACTGGTTTTGGTGTTTACTCTAATCCAACAACTGGAGCCCAAGTATTTAAT CCTGGTACATCAAGTGAGAAGATTCTACGTGGGCCAACAACATTGAAGAGTGCTTCACCAACCAATATAGACATTGATTTTAAACCCCGTGGCCTAAAATGGAAGGAAAAAGATGCAGTCAGCACCTCACAGTTACAACAAatgaaagctaaaaaaaaaaaactgggagtagttcatttgggaagttgtTATGATTTTGGCCCATGTTAA